In one Neobacillus sp. WH10 genomic region, the following are encoded:
- a CDS encoding metalloregulator ArsR/SmtB family transcription factor, with amino-acid sequence MLKSTVEIEKAANVLKLLGDKTRLTIIGILKQRECCVCEFLEVFDMSQPSISQHLRKLKDAGMVKEERRGQWIYYSLNQQSELYGLLQDILEHVPDQTDKIKMIEKSNPTLRCGC; translated from the coding sequence ATGTTAAAATCAACGGTTGAAATAGAAAAAGCTGCTAATGTTTTAAAATTATTAGGCGATAAAACACGTTTGACCATAATAGGTATTTTAAAACAACGAGAGTGTTGTGTTTGTGAATTCCTAGAAGTATTTGATATGAGTCAGCCGTCAATCAGCCAGCATCTGCGTAAATTAAAGGATGCAGGGATGGTTAAGGAAGAACGAAGAGGTCAGTGGATTTACTATTCTCTGAATCAACAAAGCGAGCTGTATGGACTATTACAGGATATTTTGGAGCATGTACCAGACCAGACAGATAAAATCAAAATGATTGAAAAAAGCAATCCTACTCTTCGTTGTGGATGTTAG
- a CDS encoding PDZ domain-containing protein — protein MVQIWLVELLKGTGKLFLNPVLYYLVFLAGIIGVMRVKRERKNFHIRAHDAFFELRQLFPQGLLIGLILSIIVVAAGITVPFAVILLIAGFTLLWSLTTNIRLMSPAYTVGAAFFTLILIAENNWSIPLFSEAFNSISDKVYPSVVVILGLLLIAEGILIFKNGSRGTSPKITRSKRGQSVGAHEVKRLWMVPLFLLVPGDVLQSSFDWWPVFHLGAKEYSLIVVPFAIGFHQQIKGMLPAEAIKLHGRRVIVLGVFITLISLAGYWYPLTSIVVAALAIIGRETLALMANLKDDSLPPYFSKKNQGVMIIGIIPDSPSSKMGLQVGEIITKANGVLVRDENTFYEALQKNRAHCKLEVFDTKGEIRFVQRALYEGDHHELGILFVQDERKYDEKIG, from the coding sequence ATGGTGCAAATATGGCTTGTAGAGCTTCTTAAAGGGACAGGCAAATTATTTCTTAATCCTGTTTTATACTATCTCGTTTTCCTTGCAGGAATTATAGGTGTTATGAGGGTAAAACGTGAACGGAAAAATTTTCATATTCGGGCGCATGATGCTTTTTTCGAGCTCAGGCAGTTGTTTCCACAAGGACTCCTTATTGGGCTTATACTTTCTATTATTGTAGTGGCAGCAGGAATTACAGTACCATTCGCGGTTATCCTTCTTATTGCTGGATTTACGTTATTGTGGTCACTGACGACAAATATTCGCCTGATGTCACCTGCATACACAGTTGGGGCTGCATTCTTTACCCTTATCTTAATTGCAGAAAATAATTGGTCGATTCCGCTTTTTTCAGAGGCGTTTAATTCAATTAGTGATAAGGTTTATCCTTCCGTTGTCGTTATTCTTGGCCTATTGCTCATCGCAGAAGGTATACTTATTTTTAAAAATGGCAGTAGGGGAACTTCGCCTAAGATTACAAGAAGCAAACGTGGTCAAAGCGTTGGTGCTCATGAAGTAAAGCGCCTATGGATGGTGCCGCTATTTTTACTGGTCCCAGGGGACGTGCTTCAGTCTTCTTTCGATTGGTGGCCTGTCTTTCATTTAGGTGCCAAAGAGTATTCCCTCATAGTGGTTCCATTTGCAATTGGCTTTCATCAGCAAATCAAAGGGATGCTTCCTGCAGAAGCGATCAAGCTTCACGGCCGAAGGGTGATTGTTCTTGGAGTGTTTATTACCCTCATTTCATTGGCTGGTTATTGGTATCCGCTCACTTCGATTGTTGTTGCTGCTTTGGCTATTATCGGCAGAGAAACATTAGCATTAATGGCCAATTTGAAGGACGACAGTCTACCACCTTATTTTTCGAAAAAAAATCAAGGGGTAATGATTATAGGAATTATTCCCGATTCACCTTCAAGCAAAATGGGACTGCAAGTGGGTGAGATTATCACAAAAGCTAATGGTGTATTGGTTCGCGATGAAAATACATTCTATGAAGCACTGCAAAAAAACCGTGCCCACTGTAAGCTGGAGGTTTTTGATACCAAGGGAGAGATTCGTTTCGTTCAACGCGCCCTCTACGAAGGCGACCACCACGAACTTGGCATCCTATTTGTCCAAGATGAACGCAAGTATGATGAGAAAATTGGATAA
- a CDS encoding S41 family peptidase, which translates to MNRKWIALLMTGSLLTGAGGTYAGMKFLDKTEAAPKPEERAAPKEHAINSEADTEDLDKVEQAYDLILSRYVEKVDQEKLVEGAIQGMLSVLKDPYSVYMDKETAQQFTQTLESSFEGIGAEVGMVDGKIVIVSPFKNSPAEKAGIKPNDQILKVDGKSVEGLDLNKATLKIRGKKGTTVNLEIARKGLKEPLSIDVKRDEIPLETVHGSIKKQDGKKIGYIEITSFSQDTAIDFKKELKAQENDDIKGLIIDVRGNPGGLLESVGDILKEFVPKDKPYVQTEERNGGKRRFFSTISEKKDYPVLVLVNKGSASASEILAGSLKEAAGYQIVGETTFGKGTVQQAMPMGDGSNIKLTLAKWLTPDGNWIHKKGIKPDVSIQQPAIFSTHPIQVEKPLVEDMNNEQVKNAQEILNALGFAPGRTDGYFNSKTKLAVKGFQEKNDLEPTGKIDNKTAAKLEGAVVKEMKKEKNDLQLQMALKLITK; encoded by the coding sequence ATGAATCGTAAATGGATTGCCCTGTTGATGACGGGTTCGCTTCTAACAGGTGCTGGGGGCACGTATGCTGGAATGAAATTTCTTGATAAAACGGAAGCAGCTCCCAAACCTGAAGAGAGGGCAGCCCCTAAAGAACACGCTATTAATTCAGAGGCAGATACAGAGGATCTTGACAAAGTAGAGCAGGCGTATGACCTTATTTTAAGCCGCTATGTTGAGAAAGTTGATCAGGAGAAGCTGGTTGAAGGCGCGATTCAAGGCATGCTTTCTGTTTTAAAGGATCCTTATTCCGTTTATATGGACAAGGAAACGGCCCAGCAATTCACGCAAACATTGGAATCGTCATTTGAAGGAATTGGTGCCGAAGTCGGTATGGTCGATGGAAAAATTGTCATCGTCTCGCCTTTTAAAAATTCTCCTGCTGAAAAAGCAGGAATCAAGCCGAATGATCAAATATTAAAGGTGGACGGAAAGAGTGTCGAGGGTTTAGACCTTAACAAAGCAACGCTTAAAATTCGCGGAAAAAAAGGGACGACAGTAAATTTAGAGATTGCTAGGAAGGGTTTAAAAGAACCCCTGTCCATAGATGTCAAGCGTGATGAAATTCCGCTTGAGACTGTTCACGGATCTATAAAGAAGCAGGACGGCAAAAAGATTGGCTATATTGAAATTACCTCCTTCTCGCAAGATACGGCTATAGATTTTAAAAAAGAATTAAAAGCGCAGGAAAATGACGATATTAAAGGCCTGATCATTGATGTGCGCGGCAACCCTGGCGGACTTTTAGAGAGTGTCGGGGATATATTAAAAGAATTTGTTCCGAAGGATAAGCCATATGTTCAGACAGAAGAACGCAACGGGGGAAAACGGCGTTTCTTCTCCACGATCTCCGAGAAAAAGGATTATCCCGTGCTTGTCCTTGTCAATAAAGGCAGTGCTTCCGCATCGGAAATCTTAGCAGGATCGTTGAAAGAGGCAGCAGGCTATCAGATCGTTGGCGAAACAACCTTTGGAAAAGGAACTGTTCAGCAAGCAATGCCGATGGGGGACGGCAGTAATATAAAGTTGACATTAGCAAAATGGCTGACCCCCGATGGAAATTGGATTCACAAAAAAGGAATCAAACCAGATGTCTCCATCCAACAGCCGGCAATATTTTCTACCCATCCAATTCAAGTCGAGAAGCCGCTAGTTGAGGACATGAACAATGAACAGGTAAAGAATGCTCAAGAAATATTAAACGCCTTAGGATTTGCCCCTGGACGGACAGACGGATACTTTAACTCAAAAACGAAATTAGCTGTTAAAGGCTTCCAGGAGAAAAATGACTTGGAGCCAACAGGAAAAATTGATAACAAAACCGCTGCTAAGCTCGAAGGAGCCGTTGTAAAAGAAATGAAGAAAGAGAAGAACGATTTGCAGCTGCAAATGGCCTTAAAGTTAATTACCAAGTAA
- a CDS encoding peptidoglycan DD-metalloendopeptidase family protein, producing MKKSAITLAVAVTVGLGTIFVGTPAKIEAESISKLKGEQNKIQEKRSDVKSDINSANDKISELQGQQAEVKSDMERIDFAIGDTTTKMNEKTAKIEETKAEIAKLQEETKIIKERIEKRNELLKDRARSYQETGGVVNYLDVLMGSTSFSDFIDRANAVATIMKADQDILKQHESDKKELESKQNQVEKDLSDLKNMLADLEKMNQQLSAQKAEKDKLLTDLKGQEQEAHDYAMDLQEQEQILAAQEAAIQKSIKSEQERQAKEAAAQQAKNNASSGGGSSSSTQSNSGGFIRPAAGIVTSGYGSRDGAFHYGVDIAKAGNVPIWAAAAGQVYVSHYSESYGNVVYILHNVNGQTYTTVYAHMNRRDVNVGDTVTQGQQIGIMGNTGDSHGQHLHFELYIGKWAYHSAINPIPTVPI from the coding sequence ATGAAGAAGTCAGCTATCACGCTTGCCGTTGCTGTTACGGTCGGTTTGGGGACAATTTTTGTAGGAACTCCTGCAAAAATAGAGGCGGAATCTATCTCCAAATTGAAAGGTGAACAAAATAAAATTCAAGAGAAGCGATCCGATGTAAAATCAGATATTAATTCAGCAAATGATAAAATTAGTGAGCTCCAAGGCCAACAGGCTGAAGTGAAGAGCGACATGGAACGTATTGATTTTGCGATTGGTGATACAACAACGAAAATGAATGAAAAAACAGCCAAAATAGAAGAAACAAAAGCCGAGATTGCAAAACTCCAGGAAGAGACGAAAATCATTAAGGAGCGAATTGAAAAACGAAATGAGCTCTTGAAGGATCGGGCACGCAGCTATCAGGAAACAGGCGGTGTGGTCAATTATTTGGATGTATTAATGGGCTCAACAAGCTTCAGCGATTTCATTGACCGTGCGAATGCGGTCGCAACGATTATGAAGGCGGATCAGGATATATTAAAACAGCATGAGTCCGATAAAAAGGAGCTTGAGTCGAAACAAAATCAGGTTGAAAAAGACCTTTCAGACTTGAAAAATATGTTGGCGGATTTAGAAAAAATGAATCAGCAATTGAGTGCGCAGAAAGCAGAAAAAGATAAATTATTAACAGATCTTAAGGGACAAGAGCAGGAAGCACACGATTATGCAATGGATTTACAAGAGCAAGAGCAGATTCTTGCTGCTCAAGAGGCAGCAATACAAAAAAGCATTAAATCGGAGCAAGAACGCCAGGCAAAAGAGGCTGCTGCACAACAAGCTAAAAATAATGCATCAAGCGGTGGAGGCAGTAGTTCTTCAACACAATCGAATTCAGGCGGCTTCATAAGACCAGCTGCTGGAATCGTCACCTCCGGATATGGTTCACGGGACGGTGCCTTCCACTATGGTGTTGATATTGCCAAGGCAGGGAATGTACCGATTTGGGCAGCTGCTGCTGGACAAGTATATGTCTCCCATTACTCGGAAAGTTATGGAAATGTAGTGTACATTTTACACAACGTAAATGGTCAAACGTATACAACTGTTTACGCACATATGAATAGAAGAGACGTGAATGTCGGCGACACTGTTACACAAGGTCAGCAAATAGGAATCATGGGTAACACAGGTGATTCTCATGGCCAGCACTTACACTTTGAACTTTATATAGGTAAATGGGCTTATCATTCAGCGATAAACCCAATTCCCACTGTTCCAATTTAA
- the ftsX gene encoding permease-like cell division protein FtsX, whose product MKIKTIGRHARESLKSITRNGWMTFASVGAVTVTLILVGVFFVIMMNLNRVTQSVEEDVQIRVHIDVAASKEEQQSLKSEIEKIPEVKSVKYSPKEKELDNLVKSLGEDGKAFKLFEQDNPLNDVFIVKTKNPTDTMKVAEKVEKYNYVAKVKYGQGKVEKLFKFIEASRNVGVVLIIGLFFTAVFLISNTIKITIFARRREIKIMRLVGATNSFIRWPFFLEGLWLGILGSILPIILISIAYYRAYDYLGPRLDGTFIKVLPVEPFIYQTSGILILMGAFIGVWGSMMSVRKFLKV is encoded by the coding sequence ATGAAAATTAAAACGATTGGCCGTCACGCCCGTGAAAGCTTAAAGAGCATTACCAGAAATGGCTGGATGACCTTTGCATCTGTTGGTGCTGTTACTGTAACCTTAATATTAGTCGGTGTCTTTTTCGTTATTATGATGAATCTTAATAGAGTAACACAATCCGTAGAAGAGGATGTACAAATACGCGTTCACATCGACGTTGCTGCGAGCAAAGAAGAACAGCAATCATTAAAAAGTGAGATAGAGAAAATTCCTGAAGTAAAAAGTGTAAAATATTCACCTAAAGAGAAGGAACTAGATAACTTAGTGAAAAGTCTTGGTGAGGATGGAAAGGCCTTTAAACTTTTTGAACAGGATAATCCGCTTAACGATGTATTTATCGTAAAAACGAAAAACCCGACAGACACAATGAAAGTCGCAGAAAAGGTTGAAAAATACAATTACGTTGCAAAAGTAAAATACGGGCAGGGCAAGGTTGAAAAATTATTTAAGTTTATTGAAGCGAGCCGCAATGTTGGAGTCGTCCTCATTATTGGTTTGTTCTTTACGGCGGTTTTCTTAATTTCTAATACGATTAAGATTACGATATTTGCTAGACGGCGAGAAATTAAGATTATGAGATTAGTAGGGGCGACAAATTCCTTTATTCGTTGGCCGTTCTTTTTAGAAGGGTTATGGCTCGGAATTCTTGGATCCATTTTACCAATCATCCTGATTTCAATTGCCTACTATCGGGCTTATGATTATCTTGGCCCTAGGCTTGATGGGACTTTTATCAAGGTGCTGCCAGTTGAACCTTTTATCTATCAAACTTCCGGTATTTTGATTTTAATGGGAGCCTTTATAGGTGTTTGGGGCAGCATGATGTCCGTAAGGAAGTTCTTAAAGGTTTAA
- the ftsE gene encoding cell division ATP-binding protein FtsE — translation MIELQEVYKKYPNGVTAINGIDVRINQGEFVYVVGPSGAGKSTFIKMMYREEVPSSGTITMNGVNLAKLKMKKVPLYRRNLGVVFQDFKLLPSLTVYENVAFALEVIEAQPKFIRKRVMEVLDLVGLKHKIKMLPTELSGGEQQRVSIARSIVNSPKVVIADEPTGNLDPETSWEIMNIFEQINARGTTIVMATHNREIVNTLKHRVIAIEGGKIVRDEQRGEYGYEN, via the coding sequence ATGATAGAATTGCAAGAGGTATATAAAAAGTATCCAAATGGCGTCACCGCCATTAATGGTATAGACGTCCGGATTAATCAGGGAGAATTTGTTTATGTCGTTGGCCCAAGTGGTGCAGGGAAATCAACATTTATAAAAATGATGTACCGTGAAGAGGTACCATCTTCAGGGACCATCACGATGAATGGCGTTAACCTCGCCAAATTAAAAATGAAAAAGGTTCCGCTCTACAGAAGGAATCTGGGTGTGGTTTTCCAAGACTTCAAACTGTTGCCGTCATTAACAGTTTATGAAAATGTCGCATTTGCCCTTGAGGTCATAGAAGCGCAGCCAAAGTTCATAAGAAAACGGGTTATGGAAGTACTCGATCTTGTTGGCCTAAAGCATAAAATAAAAATGCTTCCAACTGAGCTTTCAGGCGGTGAGCAACAGCGTGTTTCGATTGCCCGATCGATCGTCAACTCTCCGAAGGTTGTGATTGCGGACGAACCTACAGGAAACCTTGACCCTGAAACTTCATGGGAAATCATGAACATTTTTGAACAAATTAATGCAAGAGGAACAACGATTGTTATGGCAACCCATAACAGAGAGATTGTTAATACATTGAAACATCGCGTCATTGCCATTGAAGGCGGAAAAATTGTTCGTGATGAGCAAAGAGGTGAATACGGTTATGAAAATTAA
- the cccB gene encoding cytochrome c551 — translation MKKKLLTLLLGTSLVMGLAACGGDKDNTKDKGNGGTETASAGQKIYDQKCSGCHGGDLKGGMGPDLSKVGSTLSKDEILDTIKNGKGQMPQNVVQGDDAEKVADWLSNKK, via the coding sequence ATGAAGAAAAAGTTACTAACATTGCTGCTTGGAACTTCCCTAGTAATGGGTCTCGCTGCTTGTGGAGGCGACAAAGATAACACAAAAGATAAAGGTAACGGTGGAACTGAAACGGCTTCTGCTGGGCAAAAGATTTATGATCAAAAATGCTCTGGCTGCCATGGCGGCGATCTAAAGGGTGGTATGGGTCCAGATTTATCAAAAGTTGGCTCAACACTATCTAAAGATGAAATTTTAGATACAATTAAGAATGGTAAAGGTCAAATGCCTCAAAATGTAGTTCAAGGGGACGACGCTGAAAAAGTGGCTGATTGGCTTTCAAACAAAAAGTAA
- a CDS encoding YitT family protein, giving the protein MNILSNLTQTYPKTRVAIDYIFVLIGSAIIALAFNVFLLPNQVASGGVSGISTILKTLFGWEPAYVQWAFNIPLFIAGVVLLGKQFGAKTLAGTIFLPFVVFLTKHLEPWTHDALLGALFGGIGVGLGLGIVFRGKASTGGTDLAAQIINKYTGFTLGRCVVMIDGLIVLTAAIVFDIEKGLYALIALYVTSKMIDLIQVGFGRSKMTMIITNKQEEVREGILNKIDRGVTKLSAYGGFTDNERPVLMCVVDQTEFTKLKQLVKTLDPSAFVVVMDAAEVLGEGFKRS; this is encoded by the coding sequence ATGAATATATTGAGCAATCTGACACAAACCTATCCTAAGACGAGAGTAGCCATTGATTATATTTTTGTTCTGATTGGGTCTGCTATTATTGCACTTGCGTTTAATGTGTTTTTGCTGCCTAACCAGGTAGCTTCGGGTGGAGTAAGCGGGATTAGTACCATTCTAAAAACACTGTTTGGGTGGGAGCCGGCATATGTCCAATGGGCATTTAATATTCCATTATTTATTGCCGGTGTTGTTTTATTAGGGAAACAATTTGGTGCAAAAACTCTGGCAGGAACCATTTTTTTACCGTTTGTTGTCTTTTTGACAAAACACTTGGAGCCATGGACACATGACGCATTGCTCGGTGCTTTGTTCGGCGGAATTGGCGTGGGACTAGGACTTGGAATTGTGTTTCGGGGAAAGGCATCTACCGGAGGTACTGACCTTGCCGCTCAAATTATCAATAAATATACAGGATTTACACTAGGCAGATGTGTTGTTATGATTGACGGATTAATCGTCCTTACTGCCGCCATCGTTTTTGATATTGAAAAGGGATTATATGCGTTAATTGCCCTTTATGTAACAAGTAAAATGATTGACCTCATTCAAGTTGGTTTTGGAAGATCAAAAATGACGATGATCATTACGAATAAACAAGAAGAAGTCCGCGAAGGAATTTTGAATAAAATTGACCGTGGTGTGACAAAACTATCAGCATACGGTGGTTTTACTGATAATGAACGGCCTGTACTGATGTGTGTGGTTGATCAAACGGAGTTCACGAAATTGAAACAATTGGTGAAAACGCTTGATCCATCTGCATTTGTTGTCGTTATGGACGCGGCAGAAGTCCTAGGTGAGGGTTTTAAACGCTCATAG
- the prfB gene encoding peptide chain release factor 2 (programmed frameshift), with protein MELAEIRNELEKTAKKLADFRGSLDLENKEARIAELDDTMLQPDFWNDQEKAQLVISEANGLKDQVNEFTDLNDSYENLELTYELVKEENDMELRAELEEELQQLSGRLNQFELQLLLSEEYDKNNAILELHPGAGGTESQDWGSMLLRMYTRWAEKKGFKVETLDYLPGDEAGIKSVTLAIKGHNAYGYLKAEKGVHRLVRISPFDASGRRHTSFVSCEVMPEFNEEIQVDIRTEDLKIDTYRATGAGGQHINTTDSAVRITHLPTGVVVTCQSERSQIKNRESAMKMLKAKLYQREIERQEQELLEIRGEQKEIGWGSQIRSYVFHPYSMVKDHRTNTESGNVQAVMDGDLDQFINAYLRSRIS; from the exons ATGGAATTAGCGGAAATTCGAAATGAACTTGAAAAAACAGCTAAGAAACTAGCGGACTTTAGGGGGTCTCTT GACCTTGAAAATAAGGAAGCTAGAATCGCTGAACTAGATGATACCATGCTCCAGCCTGATTTTTGGAATGATCAAGAAAAGGCACAATTGGTCATCAGTGAGGCAAATGGTTTAAAAGACCAGGTAAATGAGTTCACTGATTTGAATGACTCATATGAAAACCTGGAACTAACCTATGAGCTTGTGAAAGAAGAAAATGATATGGAATTAAGAGCAGAGCTGGAGGAAGAGCTTCAGCAGCTATCCGGCCGCTTAAATCAATTTGAGCTGCAGCTTCTCTTGAGTGAGGAGTATGATAAAAATAATGCGATTTTGGAGCTTCACCCGGGTGCTGGCGGTACGGAATCACAGGACTGGGGATCGATGCTGCTCCGAATGTATACACGCTGGGCTGAGAAAAAAGGCTTTAAAGTGGAGACGCTTGATTATCTTCCTGGCGATGAAGCCGGCATTAAAAGTGTAACGCTTGCCATCAAAGGACATAATGCCTACGGATACTTGAAGGCCGAAAAGGGTGTTCACCGTCTTGTGCGGATTTCGCCGTTTGATGCCTCCGGACGTCGTCACACGTCATTTGTATCCTGTGAAGTCATGCCGGAGTTTAATGAAGAAATTCAAGTAGATATCCGAACAGAGGATTTAAAAATAGATACGTACCGTGCCACTGGTGCTGGTGGACAGCATATCAATACCACGGATTCTGCCGTCCGGATTACGCACCTGCCAACAGGTGTTGTTGTCACCTGTCAATCGGAACGTTCACAAATTAAAAACCGTGAGTCAGCCATGAAAATGTTGAAAGCGAAGCTATATCAACGGGAAATTGAGCGTCAGGAGCAGGAGCTTTTGGAAATCCGCGGCGAACAGAAGGAAATTGGCTGGGGCAGTCAAATCCGTTCTTACGTTTTCCATCCATATTCGATGGTAAAGGATCACCGCACAAATACTGAAAGCGGGAATGTTCAAGCAGTAATGGATGGGGATTTAGACCAGTTTATTAATGCTTACTTGCGTTCAAGAATATCGTAA
- a CDS encoding SEC-C metal-binding domain-containing protein has protein sequence MEKFNRNDPCPCGSGKKYKKCCGVSEAVSITQIIENEIDELQKQLLHFAYYHFGHEIHEDFEILETMIDIENEQEREFYELIHAIWFSLFEGLNDGKTIIEKFITAEAGKIKRPKLRQILQTWTFARTFAGNVLSVENNKLTIEDGFTKEQLEAIVANMPITIEEGSFFIGILLPYEQNYVFFPSPFDLPDLKPEHALSYIEDSSLDADYDSPQEYLTDFFMEVLSELPMVGGLLEVDEIEWPAPIYKEVADLFKKKLELLFPPPVLDTGVILWLNFCQKRQKRIQNPNLYVASLHYLLSTIAPMEKIVTQKELAKEYGVSASSISSIVSELESELAEEIAELIGIVYGVNQSPDTPLTEKAPVIQFPKNRGIMSEEQHEGLEPNVQTLTSVDHTYKKKVRKISRRDEERARNLIYDAIQSDGKQRYKFAEEALKLNPNCVDAYVILAEKTNSLEEAILLFEKGIQAGERELGKTFFKENIGYFWGLLETRPFMRAKLHYAEALSLLGKTAQAVKQYEELLQLNPMDNQGVRYSLFVAYVDSGEYKKAGNLLQQYEEASAQHLFNKLLLELHQKGFTKKAEMLLKAAKKENKHVIAYLAGKKRLPAYPPDFYGFGDENEAIVYADMHLHLWRKIDGLQEWLKGK, from the coding sequence ATGGAGAAATTTAATCGGAATGATCCTTGTCCTTGCGGGAGTGGGAAAAAATATAAAAAGTGCTGTGGGGTGAGTGAAGCTGTATCGATCACCCAGATTATTGAAAATGAAATCGATGAACTGCAAAAGCAGCTCCTTCATTTTGCTTACTATCACTTCGGACATGAAATACATGAGGATTTTGAAATTCTTGAAACGATGATTGACATCGAAAATGAGCAGGAACGGGAATTTTATGAGTTAATTCATGCCATTTGGTTTTCCCTTTTTGAGGGGCTTAATGACGGAAAAACCATTATAGAAAAATTTATCACTGCTGAAGCAGGGAAAATTAAGCGCCCGAAACTGAGGCAAATTTTACAAACTTGGACATTTGCCAGAACGTTTGCTGGAAATGTGCTGAGTGTTGAAAATAACAAGCTGACAATCGAGGATGGCTTCACAAAGGAACAACTAGAGGCCATCGTTGCCAATATGCCGATCACGATAGAGGAGGGCTCTTTCTTTATTGGGATCTTGCTGCCTTACGAGCAAAATTATGTCTTTTTCCCATCACCGTTTGATTTACCGGATCTCAAACCAGAACATGCCTTGTCCTACATCGAAGATAGCAGCCTTGACGCTGATTACGACTCTCCACAAGAGTATTTAACCGATTTTTTTATGGAAGTCTTAAGTGAGCTGCCGATGGTAGGAGGTCTTCTTGAAGTGGATGAAATAGAATGGCCCGCCCCGATCTACAAAGAGGTAGCAGATCTATTTAAGAAGAAACTGGAATTGCTTTTCCCTCCCCCAGTTTTAGACACAGGCGTTATTCTCTGGCTGAATTTTTGCCAGAAAAGGCAGAAACGGATTCAAAATCCAAATCTTTATGTAGCATCCCTTCATTATTTACTGTCAACGATTGCTCCGATGGAAAAAATAGTTACACAAAAGGAGCTGGCGAAAGAATACGGCGTTTCCGCCAGCAGTATTTCATCAATTGTTTCGGAGCTTGAATCGGAATTAGCTGAGGAAATTGCAGAATTAATTGGGATTGTATATGGTGTAAATCAGTCTCCTGATACGCCACTAACAGAAAAAGCACCTGTGATCCAATTCCCTAAAAATCGAGGTATAATGTCGGAAGAGCAGCATGAAGGGTTGGAACCTAATGTACAGACACTTACCAGTGTGGATCATACCTATAAGAAAAAAGTACGGAAGATTTCAAGACGGGACGAGGAACGGGCAAGAAACTTAATATATGATGCCATTCAGTCAGATGGGAAGCAGCGTTATAAATTTGCAGAAGAAGCATTAAAGCTGAATCCTAATTGTGTCGATGCCTATGTCATCCTTGCTGAAAAAACAAACAGCCTTGAAGAAGCGATTTTACTCTTTGAAAAAGGAATTCAGGCAGGGGAAAGGGAACTAGGTAAGACCTTCTTCAAAGAAAACATCGGGTACTTCTGGGGCTTACTAGAAACAAGACCATTTATGCGAGCAAAACTTCATTATGCAGAGGCACTCTCCCTTTTAGGAAAAACAGCCCAAGCTGTGAAGCAGTATGAAGAACTTCTCCAGTTAAATCCGATGGATAACCAAGGAGTCCGTTACTCTTTATTTGTGGCCTATGTAGATTCAGGTGAATACAAAAAAGCAGGGAATTTGCTCCAACAATATGAGGAGGCTTCGGCACAGCATTTGTTTAACAAGTTATTGCTCGAACTGCATCAAAAGGGTTTTACTAAGAAGGCGGAAATGCTTCTAAAAGCAGCAAAAAAAGAGAATAAGCATGTGATTGCCTACCTAGCCGGGAAAAAACGGCTACCCGCCTATCCACCTGATTTTTATGGATTTGGTGATGAAAACGAAGCAATTGTTTATGCGGATATGCATTTACATTTGTGGAGGAAGATAGACGGACTGCAGGAGTGGTTGAAAGGGAAGTAG